From a single Staphylococcus epidermidis genomic region:
- a CDS encoding MurR/RpiR family transcriptional regulator: MPNILYKIDNQYPYFTKNEKKIAQFILNYPHKVVNMTSQEIANQLETSSTSIIRLSKKVTPGGFNELKTRLSKFLPKEVTQYNVELVDNESTISLKNKLHSRSKAALSNANETINVAIIDEICDLIKNSETIFIYGYGASFVVATDLYQKLSRIGLNIQLVHETHIFTTMLATRNSNDCVIFISNNGTQSEMQSIAKVIADYHIPIATISSTSDNPVAKQSNIVLTYGQTDENEMRMGATTSLFAQMFTIDILYYRYIALNYQSSLDFITQSKIALDNYRKHLSNIDFKH, from the coding sequence TTGCCAAACATTTTGTATAAGATTGACAACCAGTATCCCTATTTCACTAAAAACGAGAAAAAAATTGCGCAATTTATTCTCAACTATCCTCATAAAGTTGTTAATATGACTTCTCAAGAAATTGCAAATCAATTAGAAACTAGTTCTACTTCTATCATACGTCTAAGTAAAAAGGTAACACCCGGTGGCTTTAATGAACTTAAAACACGTTTGTCTAAATTTTTACCTAAAGAAGTCACACAATATAATGTTGAGTTAGTTGATAACGAAAGTACAATTTCACTTAAAAACAAATTGCATTCTCGCTCTAAGGCAGCGTTAAGTAATGCTAATGAAACCATTAACGTTGCTATCATCGATGAAATTTGTGATCTAATTAAAAATTCTGAAACCATATTTATTTACGGCTATGGTGCCTCATTTGTTGTAGCAACAGATTTATATCAAAAATTATCTCGCATCGGTCTAAATATTCAACTAGTGCATGAAACTCATATTTTCACCACTATGTTAGCAACACGTAACTCTAATGATTGTGTTATATTTATATCTAACAATGGTACTCAAAGTGAAATGCAATCTATTGCTAAAGTCATTGCAGACTATCACATTCCCATTGCGACTATTTCAAGCACTTCTGATAATCCAGTTGCAAAGCAATCTAATATTGTTTTAACCTATGGACAAACCGATGAAAATGAGATGCGTATGGGAGCCACAACTTCGTTATTTGCACAAATGTTTACTATTGATATATTGTACTATCGATATATTGCGCTAAATTATCAATCATCTTTAGATTTTATTACTCAATCAAAAATTGCATTAGATAATTACCGTAAACATCTCTCGAATATAGATTTTAAACATTAA
- a CDS encoding PTS transporter subunit EIIC, protein MSKEERLAKDITHALGGSQNISNIIHCMTRVRIKVHNDAKVNYDELKSINGVLGVVEDERIQVVVGPGIVNKVAKLMADQSGATLAEETTENQSYKSQAEKRAYEHKKQFQSQRKQSKWNKVLKSIANIFIPLIPAFIGAGLIGGIAAILSNLLTAGSISGQWIQQIVTVLNVIKDGMLFYLAIFTGINSAKVFGATPGLGGVIGGTTLLTGITDENPIKNIFTGEHLAAGQGGIIGVIFAVWLLSMVEKRLHKIIPNSIDIIVTPTITLLLIGLLTIFIIMPLAGFVSDGLVYVINWIIGVGGIFSGFIIGAFFLPLVMLGLHHIFTPIHIELINQTGSTYLLPIAAMAGAGQVGAAIALWVRCGKNKELRNTLKGALPVGFLGIGEPLIYGVTLPLGRPFFTACIGGGVGGAVIGGIGHIGATAVGPSGISLLPLIANNMYLGYIVGLLAAYAGGFIFTYFFGTTKEMRNPE, encoded by the coding sequence ATGAGTAAAGAAGAACGTCTTGCCAAAGACATTACCCACGCATTAGGCGGTTCTCAAAACATAAGCAATATCATCCATTGTATGACTCGAGTTCGTATTAAAGTACACAATGATGCAAAAGTTAATTATGATGAATTAAAATCAATCAATGGCGTATTAGGCGTTGTTGAAGATGAAAGAATTCAAGTTGTTGTTGGACCGGGGATTGTTAATAAAGTTGCTAAACTTATGGCTGACCAGTCAGGAGCAACTCTAGCTGAAGAGACGACTGAAAATCAAAGTTATAAATCACAGGCAGAAAAACGTGCGTATGAACATAAAAAACAATTCCAAAGTCAACGAAAACAAAGTAAATGGAATAAAGTGTTAAAATCTATTGCTAATATCTTTATACCTTTAATACCAGCATTTATAGGTGCAGGATTAATCGGTGGGATTGCAGCAATACTTAGTAACTTGCTTACAGCAGGTTCCATTTCAGGTCAATGGATTCAACAAATTGTTACTGTCTTAAATGTTATTAAAGATGGTATGTTATTTTACTTAGCTATTTTCACTGGTATTAACTCAGCGAAAGTATTCGGTGCTACACCAGGTTTAGGTGGAGTAATCGGTGGTACTACATTACTAACCGGTATCACGGATGAAAATCCAATTAAAAATATTTTCACTGGAGAACATCTAGCTGCTGGACAAGGTGGTATTATTGGTGTTATCTTCGCAGTTTGGTTATTAAGCATGGTTGAGAAACGACTACATAAAATAATACCTAACTCTATTGATATCATCGTAACGCCCACAATAACCTTACTACTTATTGGTTTGTTAACTATATTTATAATCATGCCACTAGCTGGCTTTGTCTCCGATGGTCTTGTTTATGTAATTAACTGGATTATTGGAGTAGGAGGCATTTTCAGTGGATTCATTATAGGAGCATTCTTTTTACCTTTAGTCATGCTAGGATTACATCATATCTTCACCCCAATCCATATCGAATTAATCAATCAAACTGGCTCCACTTACTTGTTACCTATTGCCGCTATGGCTGGTGCTGGACAAGTCGGTGCGGCGATTGCATTGTGGGTGAGATGCGGTAAAAATAAAGAATTACGTAATACGCTCAAAGGTGCCCTTCCTGTAGGGTTCTTAGGTATAGGTGAACCTTTAATTTATGGTGTAACACTTCCATTAGGTCGCCCTTTCTTCACTGCGTGTATAGGTGGCGGTGTTGGTGGTGCTGTCATTGGTGGTATCGGTCATATTGGGGCGACAGCTGTAGGACCAAGTGGTATTTCATTATTACCATTGATTGCTAATAATATGTATCTCGGTTACATCGTAGGTTTACTAGCTGCTTATGCGGGTGGCTTTATCTTTACTTATTTCTTCGGCACAACTAAAGAAATGAGAAATCCTGAATAA
- the murQ gene encoding N-acetylmuramic acid 6-phosphate etherase: MNHLTTETRNIQTMHLDEMNLSDALKTMNQEDQLVPKAIEPVIPNLTKVIESAIQRFNNGGRIIYIGAGTSGRLGVLDAAECVPTFNVSPNDIIGIIAGGQKAMTVAIEGAEDDAEQGAQDLKNIHLQSKDIVVGISASGRTPYVKGALVYANKMNAETVALSCNVHSDISKNSNHVLEINVGPEVLTGSTRLKSGTAQKLVLNMISTMTMIGVGKVYDNLMVDLRPTNQKLIHRSIRIIQDVCDLNHQEAIELYEKSDHNIKIAIVMHLCSTTQQDARLRLKQNNGVIKQAINT, from the coding sequence ATGAATCATTTAACTACTGAAACGAGAAATATACAAACGATGCATCTGGATGAAATGAATCTAAGTGATGCATTAAAAACTATGAATCAAGAAGATCAATTAGTACCTAAAGCGATAGAACCTGTTATTCCTAATTTAACAAAAGTGATAGAGAGTGCAATTCAACGCTTTAATAATGGAGGACGAATTATTTATATTGGTGCAGGTACAAGTGGAAGACTTGGCGTACTAGATGCAGCAGAATGTGTTCCAACTTTTAACGTTTCACCAAATGATATTATTGGAATCATCGCTGGTGGACAAAAAGCTATGACGGTAGCTATTGAAGGTGCAGAAGATGATGCTGAACAAGGTGCACAGGATTTAAAGAACATCCATCTTCAATCCAAAGATATTGTTGTGGGTATTTCTGCTAGTGGACGTACACCATATGTAAAAGGTGCACTAGTTTATGCAAATAAAATGAATGCAGAAACAGTCGCACTCTCTTGTAACGTTCACAGTGATATAAGTAAAAATTCAAATCACGTATTAGAAATCAATGTGGGACCTGAAGTATTAACAGGCTCTACGAGATTAAAATCAGGTACTGCTCAAAAATTAGTTTTAAATATGATTTCTACAATGACAATGATTGGCGTGGGTAAAGTTTATGATAATTTAATGGTTGATTTACGACCTACAAATCAAAAGTTAATCCATCGTTCTATTCGCATAATTCAAGATGTGTGTGATTTAAATCATCAAGAGGCTATAGAATTATATGAAAAATCAGACCACAATATCAAAATAGCTATCGTAATGCACTTATGTTCCACAACTCAACAAGATGCAAGACTTCGTTTAAAACAAAATAATGGAGTGATTAAGCAAGCTATCAACACTTAA
- a CDS encoding MupG family TIM beta-alpha barrel fold protein: MLGFSVYLGQNLDRDYILNMADLGYDVVFTSLQIPEEDKKNQMAYLGDLCQLLSAYQITYIIDVTPSLLNQTIYSYLNQLPHGDFYIRIDNQLNIDLIKDIISHGFKCCLNASTLTDSMLAHIYCTDFNNQLLYCHNYYPRPDTGLSISFIEEKNQLIRKYDAHAKICAFIPGTQKRGPLFKGLPTVEKHRFEHPLIAAQDLQLTGISDIIISDTLLSHIYAEQLSNMWLYRHFILHLDQLDSSFTSQVLKIHTSRLDSPEHVIRSQYSRTDNQQTVPMIGSAHRDQGDITIDNHLNGRYEGEIQVIKAPMPGHSHINCIGHVCDKDVPLLSLIQPGDTFKFVYTKENNK; this comes from the coding sequence ATGCTTGGTTTCTCAGTCTATCTAGGACAGAATTTAGATCGAGATTATATTTTAAATATGGCTGACTTAGGCTATGATGTAGTTTTTACTTCACTACAGATACCTGAGGAAGACAAGAAAAATCAAATGGCTTATTTGGGAGACTTATGCCAACTATTATCAGCCTATCAAATCACTTATATTATCGATGTAACCCCTTCATTACTTAATCAAACTATTTACAGTTATTTGAACCAATTACCTCATGGGGATTTTTATATTCGTATAGATAATCAATTAAATATTGACCTTATCAAAGACATTATCAGTCACGGCTTCAAATGCTGTCTTAATGCTAGTACATTAACTGATAGCATGTTAGCGCACATATATTGTACTGATTTTAATAATCAACTTTTATACTGTCATAATTATTATCCTAGACCTGATACTGGTTTATCTATCTCATTTATTGAAGAAAAAAATCAACTCATAAGAAAATACGATGCGCATGCAAAAATTTGTGCTTTTATACCTGGCACGCAGAAGAGAGGCCCCTTATTCAAAGGTCTTCCTACAGTTGAAAAACATCGTTTTGAACACCCTCTTATTGCTGCACAAGACCTTCAATTAACGGGTATATCTGACATTATAATTAGTGATACGCTATTATCACACATTTATGCGGAACAATTATCTAATATGTGGCTATATCGACACTTTATTTTACACTTAGATCAACTAGACTCCTCATTTACATCACAAGTTTTAAAGATACACACATCAAGATTAGATTCACCTGAACATGTAATTCGATCTCAATATTCTCGTACAGATAATCAACAGACTGTCCCAATGATAGGATCGGCACATAGAGATCAAGGAGATATCACAATTGATAATCACTTGAATGGTCGTTATGAAGGAGAAATTCAAGTTATAAAAGCTCCTATGCCAGGTCATTCCCACATCAATTGTATTGGTCATGTTTGTGATAAAGATGTTCCATTGTTATCACTGATTCAACCTGGAGATACTTTTAAATTTGTATATACGAAGGAGAATAACAAATGA
- a CDS encoding CPBP family intramembrane glutamic endopeptidase, producing MKKDKKRQSYRFKDIVWRDFSLIAIGFLCIFIFSFIGLTIAAIAFQSINELQLTMIGTLGQFMSYILVILAFYFLHINSFVDRVKSGFDYLKKHWLFIIIVMCASFIISNVYDKLIELLPKYLQYSETQNELELNELFKSGIFIPFAFVLIVIVGPIVEELVFRHLLIGELGKKFNFIVMGVISALSFTYIHVSDAKSPFEFGAYLILAIALVYVYLKSNRNLASSISLHMLNNFISFIWTIIVVFSK from the coding sequence ATGAAAAAAGATAAAAAAAGGCAAAGTTATAGGTTTAAAGATATAGTATGGCGTGATTTCAGTTTAATTGCGATAGGCTTTCTATGTATATTTATATTTAGCTTTATAGGTTTAACAATTGCTGCTATAGCTTTTCAAAGTATTAATGAATTACAACTTACTATGATTGGAACTCTAGGACAATTTATGTCATATATTTTAGTGATATTAGCTTTTTATTTTTTACATATCAATTCATTTGTAGATAGAGTTAAGAGTGGTTTTGATTATTTGAAAAAGCATTGGTTGTTTATAATTATCGTCATGTGTGCATCTTTTATTATTTCTAATGTTTATGACAAATTAATTGAACTATTACCTAAATATTTGCAATATAGTGAAACGCAAAATGAACTTGAACTCAATGAATTATTTAAAAGTGGTATATTTATTCCTTTTGCATTTGTACTTATTGTAATTGTAGGACCTATTGTTGAAGAATTGGTATTTAGACATTTGTTAATAGGTGAACTAGGTAAAAAGTTTAACTTTATTGTGATGGGGGTTATATCAGCATTGTCTTTTACATATATACATGTGAGTGATGCTAAGTCCCCATTTGAATTTGGAGCATATTTAATACTGGCAATAGCATTAGTATATGTTTACTTAAAATCGAATAGAAACTTAGCTTCATCAATTAGCTTACATATGTTAAATAATTTCATATCATTCATTTGGACAATTATAGTTGTATTCAGTAAATGA
- a CDS encoding helix-turn-helix transcriptional regulator, translated as MNKLERQNRIIQTIQSSDKITASQLAKQFNVSKRTILRDIDELEDQGVKVYARHGKLGGYQIKDAHAKITLSLTEQQLSALFLTLNESQSNSTLPYQNEIRAIIKQCLNLPQTRLRKLLKKMDYYIKFEDSNHVTLPQLFSDILIYCTERNVMLVDLNENNQIQAENVIFIGLICKNAVWHAVVFEIGRGYTRELSILDIQDISYSFEKTIQTQDISIENYRQFLAPSE; from the coding sequence TTGAATAAATTAGAACGTCAAAATCGAATTATTCAAACTATTCAAAGTTCTGACAAAATTACTGCATCCCAGCTTGCAAAACAATTTAACGTATCTAAGAGAACTATTTTACGTGATATTGATGAATTAGAAGATCAAGGGGTAAAAGTATATGCTCGTCATGGCAAATTAGGCGGTTATCAAATCAAAGATGCACATGCTAAAATCACCTTATCGTTAACTGAACAGCAACTTTCGGCATTATTTTTAACACTAAATGAAAGTCAGTCCAATTCCACTTTACCTTATCAAAATGAAATTCGAGCAATAATCAAGCAATGTTTAAATTTACCTCAAACACGATTACGTAAATTGCTAAAAAAAATGGATTATTATATTAAATTTGAAGATTCTAATCATGTCACACTACCTCAATTATTTTCTGATATTTTAATTTATTGCACGGAGCGTAATGTGATGTTAGTAGATTTAAATGAAAATAATCAAATTCAAGCTGAAAATGTGATTTTTATAGGCTTAATATGCAAAAATGCTGTTTGGCATGCTGTTGTATTTGAAATCGGTAGAGGTTACACTCGTGAATTATCTATCCTGGATATTCAAGATATCTCATATTCTTTTGAAAAAACGATACAAACCCAAGATATCTCAATTGAAAATTATCGACAGTTTTTAGCGCCTTCTGAATGA
- a CDS encoding inositol monophosphatase family protein translates to MTELYLKKLDEYICQWIRGLDDIIPRLVEKMETSTKKDRFDLVTNVDKQIQNHFQNFLQEHYPTHQLLAEEKDNSDITPYEGHLWIMDPIDGTSNLVKQQEDYCIIIGYFIDGEPKLSYIYDYPHQRLYRAIAGIGAYENNQLMTMPKRIGLREAIISFKPQVLKEETVQSLFQSAFDFRSIGSCGLDSIRVIKGQFGAHINTNPKPWDISAQFLFARELGLIMTQINGEPLDFSKAGPFIISNPGCYDDMIRILNEGGGYSKSSHHIERG, encoded by the coding sequence ATGACAGAACTTTATTTAAAAAAATTAGATGAATACATATGTCAATGGATACGTGGTTTAGACGATATCATTCCACGTTTGGTTGAGAAAATGGAAACATCAACAAAAAAAGATAGGTTTGATTTAGTTACTAATGTTGATAAACAAATTCAGAATCATTTTCAAAACTTTCTTCAGGAACATTATCCTACACATCAATTACTAGCTGAAGAGAAAGATAACTCAGATATAACACCTTACGAGGGTCACCTCTGGATTATGGATCCTATAGATGGAACAAGTAATTTAGTGAAACAACAAGAAGATTACTGTATCATAATAGGATATTTTATTGATGGGGAACCTAAACTTTCATATATTTATGATTATCCACATCAAAGATTATATAGAGCAATTGCTGGTATAGGAGCCTACGAAAACAATCAATTAATGACAATGCCAAAAAGAATTGGTTTAAGAGAGGCAATTATTTCATTTAAACCACAAGTGTTAAAAGAAGAGACGGTTCAATCTTTATTTCAATCAGCCTTTGATTTTAGAAGTATTGGGTCTTGTGGTCTTGATTCTATTCGAGTGATAAAAGGTCAGTTTGGGGCACACATTAATACGAATCCTAAGCCATGGGATATTTCAGCACAATTTCTTTTTGCAAGAGAACTAGGTTTGATTATGACACAAATAAATGGTGAACCTCTTGATTTTAGTAAGGCGGGCCCATTTATTATTAGTAATCCTGGTTGTTACGATGATATGATACGTATCTTAAATGAAGGCGGAGGCTATTCAAAGAGTAGTCATCATATCGAGCGTGGTTAA
- a CDS encoding LCP family protein, protein MQRSDKRKMSLPMKILLWVVGILFLLAIIAVIYVSAKIFITGDKIHNPLNRNHSELRSGKVNLKNGDPFTIALFGVDSDEKRKQQGGGERSDTIMVLSINPKEKKTELVSIPRDTKAEIAGRGTEEKINHAYAYGGPNMAVKTIEKLMNVPIDHYATIDMDGLHDMIDTLGGVDVVSNSTFTMGANHFVKGEKTHVDGDAAMDFIRSRKEDGAGGDFGRQERQQLILEAMADKLTSASSITHFNTLMNQIQKNVKTDLKLGDLNTIRTKYKDANDQVNRHQLEGEGGIQNDGLYYFIPSDASKNENTQLLRDNLNL, encoded by the coding sequence ATGCAAAGATCAGATAAAAGAAAAATGAGCCTGCCGATGAAAATACTACTATGGGTAGTGGGAATTTTATTTCTATTAGCAATCATTGCAGTTATTTATGTTAGTGCAAAAATATTTATTACAGGAGACAAAATACATAATCCGTTAAATAGAAATCATTCTGAATTACGTTCTGGAAAAGTAAATTTAAAAAATGGTGATCCATTTACTATTGCACTTTTTGGCGTAGATTCTGATGAAAAGCGAAAGCAACAAGGCGGTGGGGAACGAAGTGATACAATCATGGTACTTTCCATTAATCCGAAAGAAAAGAAAACTGAGCTAGTAAGTATTCCACGTGATACCAAAGCAGAAATAGCAGGTCGAGGTACTGAAGAAAAGATTAACCATGCATACGCTTATGGCGGTCCTAACATGGCTGTTAAAACAATTGAAAAATTAATGAATGTTCCAATTGACCATTACGCTACGATTGACATGGATGGACTACATGACATGATTGATACATTAGGTGGCGTTGATGTCGTAAGTAATAGTACATTTACAATGGGGGCTAATCACTTTGTTAAAGGTGAAAAAACACACGTAGATGGTGATGCTGCCATGGACTTTATTAGAAGTCGTAAAGAAGATGGGGCAGGAGGCGATTTTGGTAGACAAGAGCGTCAGCAACTTATCTTAGAAGCGATGGCAGATAAGTTGACAAGCGCTTCTTCAATCACTCATTTTAATACATTAATGAATCAAATTCAGAAAAATGTTAAAACAGATTTAAAATTAGGTGATCTTAATACAATTAGAACTAAGTATAAAGATGCTAATGACCAAGTTAATCGACATCAGTTAGAGGGTGAAGGTGGTATACAAAATGACGGTTTGTACTATTTCATACCAAGTGATGCATCTAAAAATGAAAATACACAATTACTAAGAGACAATTTAAATTTATAA
- a CDS encoding IS1182-like element ISSep1 family transposase, producing MYKDYNMTQLTLPMETSVLIPTNDISRHVNDIVETIPETEFDEFRHHRGATSYHPKMMLKVVLYAYTQSVFSGRKIEKLLNDSIRMMWLSQNQKPSYKTINRFRVNPKVDALLESLFIQFHSQCLKQNLIDDQAIFIDGTKVEANANRYTFVWKKSIQNHESRMNENSKALYHELVINKIIPEIKKDHDNDLTKEEIDLIGSHLDKEIEDLNQHIDNEKCTKIRKQIRLKRTKIKKYKKQINDYSQRKHKYEVQKSILKDRNSYSKTDHDATFMRMKEDHMKNGQLKPGYNLQIATNSQFVLFYDVYQNPTDTRTMIPFLNTIQETYGHLPEYIVADAGYGSEANYMAIIDNFNRTPLITYGMFIKDKTKKYKSDIFNTQNWDYDEINDEFICPNNKRLGFKRYAYRHDKYGFKRDFKLYECDDCSECPLKQQCMNFNSKTNKKIMKNYNWEYFKAQINKKLSEPKTKTIYSQRKIDVEPVFGFMKAILGFTRMSVRGIDKAKRELGFVLMALNIRKVTAQRAENNQKNNKKDNFYIISIEIVFFYLSWDFMSHTLLTQALHYM from the coding sequence ATGTATAAAGATTATAACATGACTCAACTTACTCTACCAATGGAAACTTCAGTTCTTATCCCCACAAATGATATTTCACGACATGTAAATGATATTGTAGAAACAATTCCCGAGACTGAATTCGATGAATTCAGACATCATCGAGGTGCAACATCATACCATCCAAAAATGATGTTAAAAGTAGTTTTATATGCCTACACCCAATCTGTGTTTTCAGGACGTAAGATAGAAAAATTACTCAATGATAGTATCCGAATGATGTGGCTATCACAAAATCAAAAGCCTTCTTATAAAACGATTAATCGATTTAGAGTAAATCCCAAAGTAGACGCTTTATTAGAATCATTATTTATTCAATTTCATAGTCAGTGTTTGAAACAAAATCTTATTGATGATCAGGCCATTTTTATTGATGGTACGAAAGTTGAGGCAAATGCCAATCGATATACATTTGTATGGAAAAAGAGTATTCAAAACCATGAGTCAAGAATGAATGAAAACTCTAAAGCACTCTATCATGAATTGGTGATAAATAAAATCATACCTGAGATTAAAAAAGATCATGATAATGACTTAACAAAAGAAGAAATAGATTTGATTGGTAGTCATTTAGATAAAGAAATCGAAGATTTAAACCAACATATCGATAATGAAAAATGTACTAAAATAAGAAAACAAATACGGCTCAAAAGAACTAAAATTAAAAAATACAAAAAGCAAATTAATGATTACTCTCAGCGAAAGCATAAATACGAAGTCCAAAAATCTATTTTAAAGGATAGAAATAGTTATTCTAAAACAGATCACGATGCCACATTTATGAGAATGAAAGAAGATCATATGAAAAATGGACAACTTAAACCGGGGTATAATTTACAAATAGCGACAAATTCTCAATTTGTTTTATTTTATGATGTGTATCAAAATCCGACTGATACAAGAACAATGATACCTTTTTTAAATACAATACAAGAGACCTACGGTCATTTACCTGAATATATTGTAGCTGACGCAGGTTATGGTAGCGAAGCCAATTATATGGCAATTATAGATAATTTTAATCGAACGCCACTCATAACTTATGGAATGTTTATAAAAGATAAAACTAAAAAATATAAAAGTGACATCTTTAATACTCAAAATTGGGATTATGACGAAATTAACGATGAATTCATTTGTCCGAATAATAAAAGACTAGGATTTAAAAGATATGCCTATCGTCATGATAAATATGGTTTTAAACGAGACTTTAAATTATATGAATGTGATGATTGTTCAGAATGCCCTCTGAAACAACAATGTATGAACTTCAATTCAAAAACAAATAAAAAAATAATGAAAAATTATAATTGGGAATATTTTAAAGCCCAAATTAATAAAAAGCTTTCAGAACCAAAAACAAAAACCATCTACAGTCAAAGAAAAATTGATGTGGAGCCTGTTTTTGGATTTATGAAGGCTATTTTGGGTTTCACTAGAATGTCCGTTCGAGGGATAGATAAAGCCAAAAGAGAATTAGGATTTGTGCTAATGGCACTTAATATAAGAAAAGTAACAGCTCAACGAGCTGAAAATAATCAAAAAAATAATAAAAAAGACAATTTCTATATTATTTCAATAGAAATTGTCTTTTTTTACTTATCCTGGGACTTTATGTCCCACACTCTTTTAACTCAAGCATTACACTATATGTGA
- a CDS encoding N-acetylglucosaminidase, which translates to MLKNTRLRMTTLFIISILVILAILFLIFDTNLFKNDVKHTFKEAVSLQTSEGNIHTKEVNGKFIYASKQDIEKAMQIKHSDNDLKYMDISEKVPMSEKEVNHILKGKGILENKGSTFIKAQDKYEVNILYLISHALVETGNGQSDLSKGIKEGNHHYYNFFGIGAFDEDAVKTGKSFAKQKKWTTPEKAIMGGAWFVRYHYFKNNQLSLYQMRWNPQNPGQHQYASDIQWANNIADLMEKYYDKYGIKKDHIRKKYYK; encoded by the coding sequence ATGTTAAAGAATACTCGGCTTCGAATGACGACATTGTTCATAATTAGCATACTCGTCATTTTAGCAATACTTTTTCTTATATTTGATACAAACCTTTTTAAAAATGATGTTAAACATACATTTAAAGAAGCGGTGTCTCTTCAAACAAGTGAGGGAAATATCCATACTAAAGAAGTTAATGGTAAGTTTATATATGCTTCCAAACAAGATATAGAGAAAGCTATGCAAATAAAACATAGTGATAATGATTTGAAGTACATGGATATATCAGAAAAAGTACCTATGTCAGAGAAGGAAGTTAACCATATCTTAAAAGGAAAAGGTATTTTAGAAAATAAGGGATCAACGTTTATTAAAGCCCAAGATAAATATGAAGTGAATATCCTATATCTCATCAGTCATGCACTAGTTGAGACAGGAAATGGTCAATCAGATTTATCAAAAGGAATTAAAGAAGGTAACCATCACTATTATAACTTTTTTGGTATTGGTGCTTTTGATGAAGATGCTGTAAAGACTGGTAAGAGTTTTGCTAAACAGAAGAAGTGGACCACTCCTGAAAAAGCGATAATGGGTGGCGCGTGGTTTGTGAGATACCATTACTTTAAAAATAATCAATTGAGCTTATATCAAATGCGGTGGAACCCACAAAATCCAGGCCAACATCAATATGCTAGTGATATTCAGTGGGCCAATAATATAGCTGATTTAATGGAGAAATACTATGATAAATATGGAATAAAAAAAGATCATATAAGAAAAAAATATTACAAATAA